A window of the Osmia lignaria lignaria isolate PbOS001 chromosome 2, iyOsmLign1, whole genome shotgun sequence genome harbors these coding sequences:
- the LOC117608662 gene encoding uncharacterized protein LOC117608662 isoform X2, with amino-acid sequence MIGLWNFAYFRDTGAPYVLYKDNMERPQGQWGPGPGSLQDGGLYPQQQQQQQQQGSSSSGSPQQACGPPVEGESGPPPSLASPVPSPYPSAPPEPQALTPPDDDIQSSQATSQQQQQQQQQQQQQQQQQTQQQVQQQQQQQQQQQQQQQQVQQQQQQQQQQQQQQQTQQQDHSPQQQLTPHEVDRTDCFPGAGELQQYPQHYFKETRPHPSPSVPPHMLTPSGFSALHYLKQPGVMLTSLGQGDGGPTLDPHQYASPGAPNMSTGLPDIVQQSGKSGKGANSDLRLFKCLTCGKDFKQKSTLLQHERIHTDSRPYGCPECGKRFRQQSHLTQHLRIHANEKPYACVYCERTFRQRAILNQHLRIHSGEKPYQCPECGKHFRQKAILNQHVRTHQDVSPHLIFKNGMTPTLWPQDVPFPPEEGKEEVASTFGDTDTQSGAFSPAPDANSIQYPAYFKDPKGGNHAVFGPAGTGSFGALQYIKQQGGTKSCLPDVIQHGRSAGMPLYVRCPICQKEFKQKSTLLQHGCIHIESRPYPCPECGKRFRQQSHLTQHLRIHTNEKPYGCVYCGRNFRQRTILNQHLRIHTGEKPYKCQQCGKDFRQKAILDQHTRTHQGDRPFCCPMPNCRRRFATEPEVKKHIDNHMNPHAAKVRRNSSSDSKPPGTPAGLGPVPVPRGLTPTVVKPELYFPQCYAPAFNHQPPVSTAQFPAQANGVSVAGEFKPPTGLPPQ; translated from the exons ATGATCGGTCTGTGGAACTTTGCTTATTTCAGAG ATACTGGCGCGCCCTACGTATTGTACAAGGACAACATGGAGAGACCCCAGGGGCAATGGGGCCCGGGGCCGGGATCTCTCCAGGACGGGGGACTGTAtccgcagcaacagcaacaacagcaacagcagggCTCCTCCTCGTCCGGCAGTCCACAGCAGGCCTGTGGTCCTCCTGTCGAAGGAGAAAGCGGTCCCCCGCCTTCGTTGGCCTCTCCCGTGCCCTCACCGTACCCCTCGGCACCGCCTGAGCCTCAAGCCTTAACCCCACCCGACGACGACATACAATCGAGTCAAGCCACCtctcaacaacagcagcaacagcaacaacaacagcagcagcagcagcagcaacaaacgCAACAGCAAgtgcaacaacagcagcagcagcagcaacaacaacagcagcagcagcagcaagttcaacagcaacagcagcagcagcagcagcaacagcaacaacaacagacTCAACAACAAGATCATTCGCCTCAACAACAACTAACGCCGCACGAAGTGGACCGTACCGACTGTTTTCCTGGCGCTGGAGAGCTGCAGCAGTATCCACAGCACTATTTCAAAGAGACCAGGCCCCATCCATCGCCATCCGTACCCCCACACATGCTCACACCGAGTGGTTTCTCCGCGttacattatttaaaacaaCCTGGCGTAATGCTTACGTCCCTCGGCCAAGGAGACGGTGGGCCCACATTGGATCCTCATCAATACGCGAGCCCCGGGGCACCGAACATGAGCACCGGTTTGCCGGACATCGTCCAACAGAGCGGCAAGTCGGGAAAAGGAGCGAACAGCGATCTACGTTTGTTCAAGTGTCTGACTTGCGGGAAAGATTTTAAACAGAAGTCGACGCTACTACAACACGAGCGGATCCATACGGACAGTCGGCCATACGGGTGTCCAGAGTGCGGGAAGCGGTTCAGGCAACAATCGCATCTAACGCAGCACCTTCGCATACACGCGAACGAGAAGCCGTACGCTTGCGTTTACTGCGAGCGTACGTTCCGGCAGCGTGCGATCCTCAACCAGCATCTGCGCATCCACTCGGGTGAGAAGCCATACCAATGTCCGGAGTGCGGAAAACACTTCCGTCAGAAGGCGATCCTGAATCAGCACGTCCGCACACACCAAG ACGTGAGCCCGCATCTGATCTTCAAGAACGGGATGACGCCGACGCTCTGGCCGCAGGACGTGCCGTTCCCGCCTGAGGAGGGCAAAGAGGAAGTTGCATCGACGTTCGGTGACACGGACACCCAGTCGGGAGCGTTCAGCCCGGCGCCGGACGCGAATTCCATCCAATATCCCGCCTACTTCAAGGACCCGAAGGGTGGCAATCACGCGGTCTTCGGTCCCGCTGGCACCGGCAGCTTCGGTGCTCTCCAGTATATCAAGCAACAGGGCGGCACCAAGAGCTGTTTACCGGACGTGATACAACACGGTCGCTCCGCGGGGATGCCGTTGTACGTACGATGTCCGATCTGTCAGAAGGAGTTCAAGCAAAAGTCCACGTTGCTGCAGCACGGTTGCATACACATCGAGTCGAGACCGTATCCCTGCCCGGAGTGTGGTAAGAGGTTCAGGCAACAGTCCCACCTGACCCAACACCTTCGCATACACACGAACGAAAAGCCGTACGGGTGCGTCTACTGCGGACGTAATTTCCGTCAACGCACCATCTTGAATCAACATTTACGTATCCATACCGGCGAGAAACCGTACAAGTGTCAACAGTGCGGCAAAGATTTTCGTCAGAAGGCGATACTGGACCAGCATACGCGCACCCATCAGGGTGACCGACCGTTCTGCTGTCCGATGCCGAACTGTAGGCGGCGTTTCGCCACCGAACCCGAGGTCAAGAAGCACATCGACAACCATATGAACCCGCACGCGGCCAAGGTGCGTAGGAACTCGAGCAGCGATTCGAAACCACCCGGTACACCGGCCGGTTTAGGTCCAGTACCGGTGCCCCGAGGTCTCACGCCTACGGTCGTCAAGCCGGAGCTCTATTTCCCGCAATGTTACGCGCCCGCGTTCAATCATCAACCGCCAGTGTCGACGGCGCAGTTCCCGGCTCAGGCGAACGGTGTATCCGTTGCCGGCGAGTTCAAACCACCGACTGGTCTGCCGCCGCAGTGA
- the LOC117608662 gene encoding uncharacterized protein LOC117608662 isoform X1, which produces MALSAQNQSTSYVNLYYSIVQRAATRYFKEYYNSDTGAPYVLYKDNMERPQGQWGPGPGSLQDGGLYPQQQQQQQQQGSSSSGSPQQACGPPVEGESGPPPSLASPVPSPYPSAPPEPQALTPPDDDIQSSQATSQQQQQQQQQQQQQQQQQTQQQVQQQQQQQQQQQQQQQQVQQQQQQQQQQQQQQQTQQQDHSPQQQLTPHEVDRTDCFPGAGELQQYPQHYFKETRPHPSPSVPPHMLTPSGFSALHYLKQPGVMLTSLGQGDGGPTLDPHQYASPGAPNMSTGLPDIVQQSGKSGKGANSDLRLFKCLTCGKDFKQKSTLLQHERIHTDSRPYGCPECGKRFRQQSHLTQHLRIHANEKPYACVYCERTFRQRAILNQHLRIHSGEKPYQCPECGKHFRQKAILNQHVRTHQDVSPHLIFKNGMTPTLWPQDVPFPPEEGKEEVASTFGDTDTQSGAFSPAPDANSIQYPAYFKDPKGGNHAVFGPAGTGSFGALQYIKQQGGTKSCLPDVIQHGRSAGMPLYVRCPICQKEFKQKSTLLQHGCIHIESRPYPCPECGKRFRQQSHLTQHLRIHTNEKPYGCVYCGRNFRQRTILNQHLRIHTGEKPYKCQQCGKDFRQKAILDQHTRTHQGDRPFCCPMPNCRRRFATEPEVKKHIDNHMNPHAAKVRRNSSSDSKPPGTPAGLGPVPVPRGLTPTVVKPELYFPQCYAPAFNHQPPVSTAQFPAQANGVSVAGEFKPPTGLPPQ; this is translated from the exons ATACTGGCGCGCCCTACGTATTGTACAAGGACAACATGGAGAGACCCCAGGGGCAATGGGGCCCGGGGCCGGGATCTCTCCAGGACGGGGGACTGTAtccgcagcaacagcaacaacagcaacagcagggCTCCTCCTCGTCCGGCAGTCCACAGCAGGCCTGTGGTCCTCCTGTCGAAGGAGAAAGCGGTCCCCCGCCTTCGTTGGCCTCTCCCGTGCCCTCACCGTACCCCTCGGCACCGCCTGAGCCTCAAGCCTTAACCCCACCCGACGACGACATACAATCGAGTCAAGCCACCtctcaacaacagcagcaacagcaacaacaacagcagcagcagcagcagcaacaaacgCAACAGCAAgtgcaacaacagcagcagcagcagcaacaacaacagcagcagcagcagcaagttcaacagcaacagcagcagcagcagcagcaacagcaacaacaacagacTCAACAACAAGATCATTCGCCTCAACAACAACTAACGCCGCACGAAGTGGACCGTACCGACTGTTTTCCTGGCGCTGGAGAGCTGCAGCAGTATCCACAGCACTATTTCAAAGAGACCAGGCCCCATCCATCGCCATCCGTACCCCCACACATGCTCACACCGAGTGGTTTCTCCGCGttacattatttaaaacaaCCTGGCGTAATGCTTACGTCCCTCGGCCAAGGAGACGGTGGGCCCACATTGGATCCTCATCAATACGCGAGCCCCGGGGCACCGAACATGAGCACCGGTTTGCCGGACATCGTCCAACAGAGCGGCAAGTCGGGAAAAGGAGCGAACAGCGATCTACGTTTGTTCAAGTGTCTGACTTGCGGGAAAGATTTTAAACAGAAGTCGACGCTACTACAACACGAGCGGATCCATACGGACAGTCGGCCATACGGGTGTCCAGAGTGCGGGAAGCGGTTCAGGCAACAATCGCATCTAACGCAGCACCTTCGCATACACGCGAACGAGAAGCCGTACGCTTGCGTTTACTGCGAGCGTACGTTCCGGCAGCGTGCGATCCTCAACCAGCATCTGCGCATCCACTCGGGTGAGAAGCCATACCAATGTCCGGAGTGCGGAAAACACTTCCGTCAGAAGGCGATCCTGAATCAGCACGTCCGCACACACCAAG ACGTGAGCCCGCATCTGATCTTCAAGAACGGGATGACGCCGACGCTCTGGCCGCAGGACGTGCCGTTCCCGCCTGAGGAGGGCAAAGAGGAAGTTGCATCGACGTTCGGTGACACGGACACCCAGTCGGGAGCGTTCAGCCCGGCGCCGGACGCGAATTCCATCCAATATCCCGCCTACTTCAAGGACCCGAAGGGTGGCAATCACGCGGTCTTCGGTCCCGCTGGCACCGGCAGCTTCGGTGCTCTCCAGTATATCAAGCAACAGGGCGGCACCAAGAGCTGTTTACCGGACGTGATACAACACGGTCGCTCCGCGGGGATGCCGTTGTACGTACGATGTCCGATCTGTCAGAAGGAGTTCAAGCAAAAGTCCACGTTGCTGCAGCACGGTTGCATACACATCGAGTCGAGACCGTATCCCTGCCCGGAGTGTGGTAAGAGGTTCAGGCAACAGTCCCACCTGACCCAACACCTTCGCATACACACGAACGAAAAGCCGTACGGGTGCGTCTACTGCGGACGTAATTTCCGTCAACGCACCATCTTGAATCAACATTTACGTATCCATACCGGCGAGAAACCGTACAAGTGTCAACAGTGCGGCAAAGATTTTCGTCAGAAGGCGATACTGGACCAGCATACGCGCACCCATCAGGGTGACCGACCGTTCTGCTGTCCGATGCCGAACTGTAGGCGGCGTTTCGCCACCGAACCCGAGGTCAAGAAGCACATCGACAACCATATGAACCCGCACGCGGCCAAGGTGCGTAGGAACTCGAGCAGCGATTCGAAACCACCCGGTACACCGGCCGGTTTAGGTCCAGTACCGGTGCCCCGAGGTCTCACGCCTACGGTCGTCAAGCCGGAGCTCTATTTCCCGCAATGTTACGCGCCCGCGTTCAATCATCAACCGCCAGTGTCGACGGCGCAGTTCCCGGCTCAGGCGAACGGTGTATCCGTTGCCGGCGAGTTCAAACCACCGACTGGTCTGCCGCCGCAGTGA
- the LOC117608662 gene encoding uncharacterized protein LOC117608662 isoform X3 encodes MALSAQNQSTSYVNLYYSIVQRAATRYFKEYYNSDTGAPYVLYKDNMERPQGQWGPGPGSLQDGGLYPQQQQQQQQQGSSSSGSPQQACGPPVEGESGPPPSLASPVPSPYPSAPPEPQALTPPDDDIQSSQATSQQQQQQQQQQQQQQQQQTQQQVQQQQQQQQQQQQQQQQVQQQQQQQQQQQQQQQTQQQDHSPQQQLTPHEVDRTDCFPGAGELQQYPQHYFKETRPHPSPSVPPHMLTPSGFSALHYLKQPGVMLTSLGQGDGGPTLDPHQYASPGAPNMSTGLPDIVQQSGKSGKGANSDLRLFKCLTCGKDFKQKSTLLQHERIHTDSRPYGCPECGKRFRQQSHLTQHLRIHANEKPYACVYCERTFRQRAILNQHLRIHSDVSPHLIFKNGMTPTLWPQDVPFPPEEGKEEVASTFGDTDTQSGAFSPAPDANSIQYPAYFKDPKGGNHAVFGPAGTGSFGALQYIKQQGGTKSCLPDVIQHGRSAGMPLYVRCPICQKEFKQKSTLLQHGCIHIESRPYPCPECGKRFRQQSHLTQHLRIHTNEKPYGCVYCGRNFRQRTILNQHLRIHTGEKPYKCQQCGKDFRQKAILDQHTRTHQGDRPFCCPMPNCRRRFATEPEVKKHIDNHMNPHAAKVRRNSSSDSKPPGTPAGLGPVPVPRGLTPTVVKPELYFPQCYAPAFNHQPPVSTAQFPAQANGVSVAGEFKPPTGLPPQ; translated from the exons ATACTGGCGCGCCCTACGTATTGTACAAGGACAACATGGAGAGACCCCAGGGGCAATGGGGCCCGGGGCCGGGATCTCTCCAGGACGGGGGACTGTAtccgcagcaacagcaacaacagcaacagcagggCTCCTCCTCGTCCGGCAGTCCACAGCAGGCCTGTGGTCCTCCTGTCGAAGGAGAAAGCGGTCCCCCGCCTTCGTTGGCCTCTCCCGTGCCCTCACCGTACCCCTCGGCACCGCCTGAGCCTCAAGCCTTAACCCCACCCGACGACGACATACAATCGAGTCAAGCCACCtctcaacaacagcagcaacagcaacaacaacagcagcagcagcagcagcaacaaacgCAACAGCAAgtgcaacaacagcagcagcagcagcaacaacaacagcagcagcagcagcaagttcaacagcaacagcagcagcagcagcagcaacagcaacaacaacagacTCAACAACAAGATCATTCGCCTCAACAACAACTAACGCCGCACGAAGTGGACCGTACCGACTGTTTTCCTGGCGCTGGAGAGCTGCAGCAGTATCCACAGCACTATTTCAAAGAGACCAGGCCCCATCCATCGCCATCCGTACCCCCACACATGCTCACACCGAGTGGTTTCTCCGCGttacattatttaaaacaaCCTGGCGTAATGCTTACGTCCCTCGGCCAAGGAGACGGTGGGCCCACATTGGATCCTCATCAATACGCGAGCCCCGGGGCACCGAACATGAGCACCGGTTTGCCGGACATCGTCCAACAGAGCGGCAAGTCGGGAAAAGGAGCGAACAGCGATCTACGTTTGTTCAAGTGTCTGACTTGCGGGAAAGATTTTAAACAGAAGTCGACGCTACTACAACACGAGCGGATCCATACGGACAGTCGGCCATACGGGTGTCCAGAGTGCGGGAAGCGGTTCAGGCAACAATCGCATCTAACGCAGCACCTTCGCATACACGCGAACGAGAAGCCGTACGCTTGCGTTTACTGCGAGCGTACGTTCCGGCAGCGTGCGATCCTCAACCAGCATCTGCGCATCCACTCGG ACGTGAGCCCGCATCTGATCTTCAAGAACGGGATGACGCCGACGCTCTGGCCGCAGGACGTGCCGTTCCCGCCTGAGGAGGGCAAAGAGGAAGTTGCATCGACGTTCGGTGACACGGACACCCAGTCGGGAGCGTTCAGCCCGGCGCCGGACGCGAATTCCATCCAATATCCCGCCTACTTCAAGGACCCGAAGGGTGGCAATCACGCGGTCTTCGGTCCCGCTGGCACCGGCAGCTTCGGTGCTCTCCAGTATATCAAGCAACAGGGCGGCACCAAGAGCTGTTTACCGGACGTGATACAACACGGTCGCTCCGCGGGGATGCCGTTGTACGTACGATGTCCGATCTGTCAGAAGGAGTTCAAGCAAAAGTCCACGTTGCTGCAGCACGGTTGCATACACATCGAGTCGAGACCGTATCCCTGCCCGGAGTGTGGTAAGAGGTTCAGGCAACAGTCCCACCTGACCCAACACCTTCGCATACACACGAACGAAAAGCCGTACGGGTGCGTCTACTGCGGACGTAATTTCCGTCAACGCACCATCTTGAATCAACATTTACGTATCCATACCGGCGAGAAACCGTACAAGTGTCAACAGTGCGGCAAAGATTTTCGTCAGAAGGCGATACTGGACCAGCATACGCGCACCCATCAGGGTGACCGACCGTTCTGCTGTCCGATGCCGAACTGTAGGCGGCGTTTCGCCACCGAACCCGAGGTCAAGAAGCACATCGACAACCATATGAACCCGCACGCGGCCAAGGTGCGTAGGAACTCGAGCAGCGATTCGAAACCACCCGGTACACCGGCCGGTTTAGGTCCAGTACCGGTGCCCCGAGGTCTCACGCCTACGGTCGTCAAGCCGGAGCTCTATTTCCCGCAATGTTACGCGCCCGCGTTCAATCATCAACCGCCAGTGTCGACGGCGCAGTTCCCGGCTCAGGCGAACGGTGTATCCGTTGCCGGCGAGTTCAAACCACCGACTGGTCTGCCGCCGCAGTGA